The following proteins are encoded in a genomic region of Dermatophagoides farinae isolate YC_2012a chromosome 8, ASM2471394v1, whole genome shotgun sequence:
- the LOC124495757 gene encoding LOW QUALITY PROTEIN: uncharacterized protein LOC124495757 (The sequence of the model RefSeq protein was modified relative to this genomic sequence to represent the inferred CDS: deleted 2 bases in 1 codon; substituted 1 base at 1 genomic stop codon) → MDQYLHERLPSSSSSFSIDAILDNLVTKNDNVNHLDPDEFFNQQKEIEGILSTAFDDITDIRQTSDYDDNNTFFISKLNYKQNSFDKKPSSSILNNESNVHVNTSTPLINRNQQTMVNGLLNRYNYKNNFKNIVEEEECTIQDVESLDNDDGGSHSDNLSLSTDHNFNNNHDDDEENILQQSPKFLLHNNQDLSLNDVHIKDLCMLKQEFAQINTNYRLLQAKYHKLYQLNEENAGLINSQCVKIQKLEKQLKEERDGRESERRLASMFESKVSSLEYQLNELQKGDNRNLNSDEQMKWFETLKIRHHKEMNNIRTDYETRIEKLTKTIQAKDDELIENCNILLKYKQEANYFQEKLKKLETDFKSKLQQEIQSAKERTESNMLKEFDDSMRKLKSEWEHKLQEDIDKIVNFFENNDDEENNXSNLHHRNDVRFEKLIDLYRSLKSFSINREQHIQTQIDRMDDAKRQLEKAIIESRMRNSSISSTSSRSDLIEMDNNNGHMMDIPVHSKSSPSLVTNNKKKPLPALLDLKEFNENNVMLPEEKAKIMTNLRLKYEKEMKDIRDQFESELDLLRIQLLNKEEETVQYRVKTNKYRQHIHSLKDRHDQDLNLLKNKFAKIIQELMDDKKQHQNHHHHHHRHHTHFEDLPEKPIRKSNSNGHGPFNFDLI, encoded by the exons CTTCATGAAAgactaccatcatcatcatcatcatttagtaTCGATGCCATACTTGATAATCTTGtgacaaaaaatgataatgttaacCATTTGGATCcggatgaatttttcaaccaACAAAAAGAG ATTGAAGGTATATTATCCACTGCTTTCGATGATATAACCGATATACGACAAACGagcgattatgatgataataatacatttttcattaGTAAACtaaattacaaacaaaatagttttgataaaaaaccatcatcatcaatactcaataatgaatcgaatgttCATGTAAATACATCGACACCACTGATTAACcgaaatcaacaaacaatggTTAATGGTCTATTAAATAGATacaattataaaaataatttcaaaaatattgtcgaagaagaagaatgtACAATTCAAGATGTTGAAAGTcttgataacgatgatggcGGTAGCCACAGTGATAATTTATCCCTTTCGACTGATCataatttcaacaataatcatgatgatgatgaagaaaatattttacaaCAATCACCCAAATTTTTACTTCACAATAATCAGGATCTTTCACTAAATGATGTACATATTAAAGATCTTTGCATGTTAAAACAAGAATTTGCACAGATAAATacaaattatcgattattacaGGCTAAATATCATAAACTTTATCAActaaatgaagaaaatgctGGCTTAATCAATTCACAATGtgtaaaaattcaaaaacttgaaaaacaattaaaagaAGAACGTGATGGACGTGAAAGTGAACGACGGCTAGCGTCaatgtttgaatcaaaaGTTAGTTCACTTGAATATCAACTGAATGAATTACAAAAAGGCGACAATCGAAATCTTAATAGTGATGAACAGATGAAATGGTTTGAGACGCTTAAAATCAGACATCataaagaaatgaataatattcGTACTGATTATGAAActagaattgaaaaattaaccaAAACAATACAAGCAAAAGATGATGAactgattgaaaattgtaataTTCTACTTAAATATAAACAAGAAGCTAATTATTTTCAggaaaaactaaaaaaattagaaaccGATTTCAAATCAAAGTTACAACAAGAAATTCAAAGTGCCAAAGAACGTACCGAATCGAATATGTTGAAAGAATTCGATGATTCTATGCGAAAACTAAAAAGTGAATGGGAACATAAACTACAAGAAgatattgataaaattgtcaatttttttgaaaacaatgacgacgaagaaaataattgatCGAATCTTCATCACCGAAAT GATGTTCGATTTgagaaattgattgatttatatcgTTCACTGAAATCGTTCTCAATTAATCGTGAACAACATATACAAACACAGATTGATCGTATGGATGATGCTAAACGACAATTGGAGAAGGCCATCATTGAATCTCGAATGCGTAATTCAAGTATTTCAAGTACATCAAGCCGAAGTGATCTAATCgaaatggacaacaacaatggacaTATGATGGACATCCCGGtacattcaaaatcatccCCGTCTTTGGttacaaataacaaaaagaAACCATTACCGGCGTTACTAGATCTGaaagaattcaatgaaaacaacgtAATGCTGCCCGAAGAAAAAGCCAAAATAATGACCAATTTACGattaaaatatgaaaaagaaatgaaagatATTCgtgatcaatttgaatccGAACTTGATTTACTTCGAATTCAATTACTTAATAAAGAAGAGGAAACGGTTCAGTATAGggtgaaaacaaacaaatatcgacaacatattcattcattgaaagaTCGTCATGATCAAGATTTAAATTTactaaaaaataaatttgccAAAATTATCCAGGAATTAATggatgataaaaaacaacatcaaaatcatcatcatcatcatcatcgtcatcatacaCATTTTGAGGATCTACCCGAAAAACCAattagaaaatcaaattctaaTGGACATGGGCCCTTTAACTTTGATCTAATATGA
- the LOC124495760 gene encoding mitochondrial import inner membrane translocase subunit Tim21: MIIPCRKHVSYLLTRFIENHHHSSSTKLINANNRIIWYSICDHFSSSSSSTNDSKSRITTINSKRQNELSKEVKMTEKIKQTTKDGMNITVVVLGVGIFSFVIYSIFKEFFSSKSPTSIFACALKKCKNDPRITELLGEPIKGHGEMTARRRARHVTSVEYEKNGRTFIRVRFYLKGSRNTATVECETLKDSPRSHFRYLFVQTDSYPPEMIVIEDNRLLDDHQL, from the coding sequence atgataataccATGTCGTAAACATGTAAGCTATTTGCTTACtagatttattgaaaatcatcatcattcttcatcaacaaaattaatcaatgcGAATAACCGAATCATTTGGTATTCGATCTgtgatcatttttcatcatcatcatcatcaacaaatgattcaaaatctCGTAttacaacaatcaattcGAAACGACAAAATGAACTGTCTAAGGAAGTTAAAATGacggaaaaaataaaacagacCACTAAAGATGGTATGAACATTACGGTCGTTGTATTGGGTGTCGGTATATTTAGTTTTGTCATCTATTCAATATTCAAGGAATTTTTCTCATCCAAATCACCAACATCAATATTTGCTTgtgcattgaaaaaatgtaaaaatgatCCAAGAATAACGGAATTGCTTGGCGAACCAATCAAAGGTCATGGAGAGATGACAGCTCGTCGCCGTGCTCGTCATGTTACATCAgtagaatatgaaaaaaatggtcgaaCATTTATACGTGTAAGATTTTATCTAAAAGGTAGCCGTAATACTGCAACTGTTGAATGTGAAACGTTAAAAGATTCGCCACGATCACATTTTCGTTATTTATTTGTACAAACAGATTCATATCCACCCGAAATGATAGTCATTGAAGATAATCGATTGttagatgatcatcaattataa
- the TER94 gene encoding transitional endoplasmic reticulum ATPase TER94, whose translation MSEPKQGDDLATAILKRKQKPNRLFVEEATNDDNSVIALSPAKMEELNLFRGDTVLLKGKKRRNTVCIVLSDDTCPNEHIRMNRCVRNNLRVRFGDLVSIQHCPDVKYGKRVHILPIDDTVEGVTGSIFEVFLKPYFLEAYRPIHKGDLFIVRAAMKAVEFKVLETDPSPYCIVSPDTVIFCEGEPVKREEEEESLNSIGYDDIGGCRKQLALIKEMVELPLRHPTLFKAIGVKPPRGILLYGPPGTGKTLIARAVANETGAFFFLINGPEIMSKLAGESESNLRRAFEEAEKNAPAIIFIDELDAIAPKREKTHGEVERRIVSQLLTLMDGLKQRAHVIVMAATNRPNSIDPALRRFGRFDREVDIGIPDTTGRMEILRIHTKNMKLAEDVNLEKMAQETHGFVGADLAQLCTEAALQQIREKMDLIDLEEDQIDAEVLNSLAVTMDNFRYALGKSSPSALRETIVEVPTVTWDDIGGLQNVKKELQEMIQYPVEHPDKFLKFGMTPSRGVLFYGPPGCGKTLLAKAIANECQANFISIKGPELLTMWFGESEANVRDVFDKARAAAPCVLFFDELDSIAKARGGSVGDAGGAADRVINQILTEMDGMGSKKNVFIIGATNRPDIIDPAILRPGRLDQLIYIPLPDEKSRESILKANLRKSPISKEVDLSYIAKITHGFSGADLTEICQRACKLAIREAIEAEIKRAKEKKDQEPSAMDVEEQDPVPEIRRDHFEDAMKMARRSVSDADIRKYEMFSQTLQQSRGFGSNFRFPGSQNPSSNNEADNVDEDLYT comes from the exons atGTCTGAACCTAAACAAGG AGATGATTTGGCTACGGCCATTTTGAAAcgcaaacaaaaaccaaatcgTCTTTTTGTGGAAGAAGCtaccaatgatgacaattcgGTTATTGCTTTGTCGCCG GCTAAAATGGAAGAATTAAATCTTTTCCGTGGTGATACAGTCTTGTTGAAGGGTAAAAAACGACGTAACACTGTTTGCATTGTTCTATCGGATGATACCTGCCCAAATGAACATATTCGAATGAATAGATGTGTCCGAAATAATCTTCGTGTACGTTTTGGTGATTTGGTTTCTATTCAACATTGTCCTGATGTTAAATATGGTAAACGTGTCCACATATTGCCCATCGATGATACTGTTGAAGGTGTTACCGGCAGTATATTCGAAGTGTTTTTGAAACCATACTTTCTCGAAGCCTATCGACCAATTCACAAAGGCGATCTGTTTATTGTTCGTGCTGCAATGAAAGCTGTTGAATTTAAAGTTCTGGAAACTGATCCATCTCCATATTGTATTGTTTCACCTGATACGGTCATATTTTGCGAAGGAGAACCGGTCAAGCGTGAAGAAGAGGAAGAAAGTCTCAATTCGATTGGTTATGATGATATCGGTGGTTGCCGCAAACAATTGGCATTGATCAAAGAAATGGTTGAATTGCCCTTGCGTCATCCAACATTGTTTAAAGCTATTGGTGTCAAGCCTCCACGTGGTATTCTTCTTTATGGACCACCCGGTACCGGTAAAACGTTGATCGCTCGTGCCGTTGCAAACGAAACCGGTGCTTTCTTCTTTCTAATAAATGGACCGGAGATTATGAGCAAATTGGCTGGTGAATCTGAAAGCAATTTACGTCGTGCATTTGAAGAAGCCGAAAAAAATGCACCAGCCATCAtctttattgatgaattggatGCTATCGCCCCAAAACGTGAAAAAACTCATGGTGAAGTTGAACGACGTATTGTATCACAATTATTGACATTAATGGATGGTTTGAAACAACGTGCTCATGTCATTGTGATGGCCGCCACCAATCGACCGAATAGTATCGATCCAGCACTCAGACGTTTCGGTCGATTTGATCGTGAAGTCGATATTGGTATTCCAGATACAACTGGTCGTATGGAGATTCTCCGTATCCAcacaaaaaatatgaaactTGCTGAAGATGTTAATCTTGAAAAGATGGCTCAAGAAACCCATGGATTTGTTGGAGCTGATTTAGCTCAACTTTGTACTGAAGCCGCTTTACAACAAATTCGTGAAAAGATGGATCTGATTGATTTAGAAGAGGATCAAATAGACGCTGAAGTGTTGAATTCTTTGGCTGTGACAATGGACAATTTCCGTTATGCATTGGGTAAAAGCAGTCCGAGTGCTTTGAGAGAAACGATTGTTGAAGTTCCTACCGTGACCTGGGATGATATCGGTGGCTTACAGAATGTCAAAAAAGAATTACAagaaatgattcaatatcCGGTGGAACATCCGGATAAATTTCTCAAGTTTGGTATGACACCATCACGAGGTGTTCTTTTCTATGGCCCACCTGGTTGTGGTAAAACATTGTTGGCCAAAGCCATTGCCAACGAATGTCAAGCAAATTTCATATCGATTAAAGGTCCTGAATTGTTGACCATGTGGTTTGGTGAATCAGAAGCTAATGTCCGGGATGTCTTTGACAAg gCACGTGCTGCTGCGCcttgtgtgttgttttttgatgaacTTGATTCGATTGCCAAAGCTCGTGGTGGTAGCGTGGGCGATGCCGGTGGTGCTGCCGATCGtgtcatcaatcaaattctaaCCGAAATGGATGGTATGGGTAGCAAAAAGAATGTGTTCATCATTGGCGCAACAAATCGTCCTGATATTATTGATCCAGCCATTTTGCGTCCTGGTCGTCTAGATCAGCTAATCTATATTCCATTACCTGATGAAAAATCACgagaatcaattttaaaGGCAAATCTTCGAAAATCACCCATTTCAAAAGAAGTAGATTTAAGTTACATTGCTAAGATAACACACGGATTCAGTGGTGCAGATCTTACTGAAATATGTCAACGTGCCTGTAAACTTGCTATTCGTGAAGCAATCGAAGCAGAAATTAAACGGGCCAAGGAAAAGAAAGATCAAGAACCATCGGCAATG GATGTGGAAGAACAAGATCCAGTGCCCGAAATTCGTCGAGATCATTTTGAAGATGCTATGAAAATGGCACGACGATCTGTCAGTGATGCAGATATCCGAAAATACGAAATGTTCTCACAAACATTGCAACAAAGTCGAGGTTTTGGTTCAAATTTCAG ATTTCCAGGAAGCCAGAATCCATCTTCAAACAACGAAGCCGATAACGTTGACGAAGACTTGTACACATAG
- the LOC124495761 gene encoding leptin receptor overlapping transcript-like 1 codes for MTLVILSCASPTFGAVWWPFFVVIFYILSPLPVLVANRYMENNSTYSTAAKDVALFFTAIIVISAYGLPIVLARAPPENPTIVPGACVLVLLGNTVVFLTILGFFFSFTHDESSGLL; via the exons ATGACATTGGTCATTCTTAGCTGTGCATCACCAACATTTGGAGC TGTTTGGTGGCCATTCTTTGTCGTTATATTCTAcatattatcaccattaccTGTATTGGTTGCGAATCGTTATATGGAAAATAATAGCACCTATTCTACAGCTGCCAAAGATGTGGCCCTATTTTTTACGGCCATTATTGTCATCTCAGCATATGGTTTACCAATTGTATTGGCACGAGCACCTCCTGAAAATCCTACG ATAGTACCCGGTGCTTGTGTTCTTGTATTGTTGGGCAACACTGTCGTCTTTCTAACTATTCttggatttttcttttcattcactcaTGATGAATCAAGTGGATTGTTgtaa
- the LOC124495755 gene encoding uncharacterized protein LOC124495755: protein MKSSLSMKIMSLFKDNVYNYHRDDGHDHRIIIPSLSSSLDNNHKNSSITTDEMNCRHQSTIWSQYLTLLIDSFMNRHPLSYKRTKHCHRSMIVDNFCRQSLHLSIIFATIIICLLSTFVRVSYITDAARTSEECRFPEHWWGSWFQKGVSGTITITMNNISHKGFCRKNHGDKYIIENKTDRCVRCLVISERHANILQYKETSYCYPLSEYSNEICFEINGDAPLYSLFRVNTSPIKCPFSGPFTFSYSKGIMNECRDPPSTIDECTDDRHLLFKFRACIDVKGSESKVEELECLADWKEGSYRYLVGKLYHQLATTDEDRFRCFVFERNNSDYVESYNIGQSGDASCEGLFSPRDGSRTFKLRKSNSIQSSCEFPPWITEVKLWTTLDNRHVHDFTALNQFTVVDMKQTVFQLAKCIRADDVSFQYRFNTSRFIIHTTVQCSSGYACMNAYQREDRITELQIGNIVSDINEACSPNNFNLRPTNFITLTTMDQETRPCELSGIFSIRTRMPYSYNQKVMANYSRLVSLLDSRFMCQEKALKLRSNCEEPELFQFICTTDNRVKNFYCRGGWKENNTQYFLVSLIDKFNYEYCISYNIDNQEIRLIRNSHFCYRNDQIFQNYDNTQNPSRSFRPSVVIGDQYPTNKYASTKYDDSISFTLINEGSCQRSSSVSIIKHSCQLIVIGGGIAGVTCAKTFSIDRPNHRVILVSASAVVKTIANLKTLGRSIDMFDVIEQNANSLKSSNLQVLMNKKVIRLDSNGHRIQLDDGQWLKYSKLCICTGAKPRTIKVDDQDARQFIRYIRDTQTAKYFTKLLAGSRRIIVAGNGGIATEVVYAVENVEIIWAIRETTIGAVFFDAGAAKFFTEFLNDHGTTTKQETTGKPIKRARFGQIDIDDNLFKNEFGISLGPDWSQGLNLKGRESRKKVMIETKVEIVNVYRTIESIPDIISNKMDLDKNGPWNIYVELTNGKIFGCDMIIVAIGVTPNSDVFVDDKNYLSLQLATDKGILIDREMRTNLNDIYAAGDVCTVNWPQSSHWFQMRLWTQARQMGFYAAKCIQWHMNLINSDNPNLYFNFDVFAHVTQFFGFRTILLGLYDGQKMNTDDYKILCRVIPREVYIKVILKNGQMKGAILIGDNNLEETFEFLIYNQIDLTRFGDHLLDDHLDVEDFFD from the exons ATGAAATCATCcttatcaatgaaaataatgtcaTTATTTAAGGATAATgtttataattatcatcgcGATGATGGCCATGATCATCGAATTATaattccatcattatcatcatcattagataataatcataaaaattcatcaataaccACAGACGAAATGAATTGCAGACATCAATCTACGATATGGTCTCAATATTTGACCTtattaatcgattcatttatgAATCGACATCCACTATCATATAAACGGACTAAACATTGTCATCGATCAATGATAGTGGATAATTTTTGTAGACAATCATTACATTTATCCATAATTTTTGCTACgataatcatttgtttgttatcaACGTTTGTTCGAGTGTCGTACATTACCGATGCTGCAAGAACCAGTGAAGAATGTCGATTTCCTGAACATTGGTGGGGTAGTTGGTTCCAGAAAGGTGTCTCTGGAacgataacaataacaatgaataaCATTTCACATAAAGGTTTTTGTCGAAAAAATCATGGTGATAAATATATTATCGAAAATAA AACTGATCGATGTGTTCGATGTTTGGTTATTAGCGAAAGACATGCCAATATTTTACAATATAAAGAAA CGAGTTATTGTTATCCATTATCggaatattcaaatgaaatttgtttcgAAATTAACGGTGATGCTCCATTGTATTCATTGTTCCGAG TAAATACATCTCCCATCAAGTGTCCTTTCAGTGGTCCATTCACGTTTTCCTATTCGAAAggtattatgaatgaatgtcgagatccaccatcaacaattgatgaatgtACTGATGACCgacatttgttgttcaaatttcGAGCTTGTATCGACGTTAAAGGCTCTGAAAGTAAAG TGGAAGAACTTGAATGTTTGGCCGATTGGAAAGAAGGATCATATCGATATCTAGTAGGAAAACTATATCATCAACTTGCCACAACCGATGAAGATCGTTTTCGATGTTTCGTATTTGAACGTAACAATTCTGATTATGTTGAAAGCTACAATATTGGCCAATCTGGTGATGCTAGCTGTGAAGGCCTATTCTCACCACGTGATGGTTCCCGTACATTTAAATTGCGTAAATCTAATTCCATTCAATCTAGTTGTGAATTTCCTCCTTGGATTACTGAAGTGAAACTTTGGACCACTTTGGATAATCGTCATGTCCACGATTTTACTGCCTTAAATCAATTTACTGTCGTTGACATGAAACAAACGGTGTTTCAGCTAGCCAAATGCATTCGAGCTGATgatgtttcatttcaatatcgCTTTAATACTAGCCGATTTATCATACATACAACAGTGCAATG TTCAAGTGGTTATGCCTGTATGAATGCCTATCAACGAGAAGATCGTATTACCGAATTACAAATTGGAAACATTGTTTCTGATATAAATGAAGCTTGTTCGccaaataattttaatcttCGTCCAACGAATTTCATTACATTGACAA CCATGGATCAGGAAACTCGTCCTTGTGAACTAAGTGGAATCTTTTCAATTCGTACACGAATGCCATACAGTTATAATCAAAAAGTTATGGCCAATTATAGCCGACTAGTATCGTTACTAGATTCACGATTCATGTGCCAAGAAAAGGCTTTAAAATTACGTTCAAATTGTGAAGAACCggaattgtttcaatttatctGTACTACAGATAATCGAGTTAAAA ATTTTTATTGCCGCGGTGGTTGGAAAGAGAATAATACCCAATACTTTCTtgtatcattgattgataaattcaattatgaATATTGTATATCTTACAATATCGATAATCAAGAAATTCGTTTAATTCGTAATAGTCATTTTTGCTATCGCAATGATCAAATCTTCCAAAACTATGACAATACACAAAATCCTTCAAGATCATTCCGTCCATCGGTGGTCATCGGTGATCAATATCCAACCAACAAATATGCCTCAaccaaatatgatgatagcATTTCTTTCACTCTGATCAATGAAGGTTCCTGTCAGCGTTCGAGTTCggtttcaatcatcaaacatagctgtca ATTGATTGTTATCGGTGGTGGTATTGCCGGTGTTACTTGTGctaaaacattttcaatagaTCGACCAAATCATCGTGTAATTCTTGTTTCAGCATCGGCTGTAGTGAAAACGATTGCAAATCTTAAAACATTAGGACGATCCATCGATATGTTCGATGTAATTGAACAGAATGctaattcattgaaatcatcCAATTTACAAgtgttgatgaacaaaaaagtcATTCGATTAGATTCCAATGGACATAGAATTCAATTGGATGATGGACAATGGTTGAAATATAGTAAACTATGTATCTGTACTGGAGCTAAACCTCGAACGATTAAAGTCGATGATCAAGATGCTCGACAATTCATCAGATATATCCGTGATACACAGACAGCGAAATATTTTACAAAACTTTTAGCTGGATCTCGTCGTATCATTGTAGCGGGTAATGGTGGTATTGCCACTGAAGTTGTCTATGCtgttgaaaatgttgaaattatttGGGCCATTCGTGAAACAACAATTGGTGCCGTATTTTTCGATGCAGGTGCTGCGAAATTTTTCACCGAATTTTTAAACGACCATGGAACCACCACCAAACAAGAAACAACCGGTAAACCAATAAAACGTGCCCGTTTTGGTCAAATTGATATCGACgacaatttattcaaaaatgaatttggtaTTTCACTAGGACCGGATTGGTCACAAGGATTAAATTTAAAAGGACGTGAATCACGAAAAAAGGTGATGATTGAAACTAAAGTTGAAATAGTTAATGTTTATCGTACAATCGAATCGATACCAGATATTATTTCGAATAAAATGGATCTCGATAAAAATGGACCCTGGAATATTTATGTTGAACTTacgaatggaaaaatatttggcTGTGATATGATAATCGTTGCAATCGGAGTCACGCCAAATagtgatgtttttgttgatgataaaaattatttaagtTTACAATTAGCCACCGATAAAGGCATTCTAATTGATCGAGAAATGCGTACAAATCTAAATGATATATATGCAGCCGGTGATGTTTGTACGGTAAATTGGCCACAATCATCTCATTGGTTTCAGATGCGTTTATGGACTCAAGCACGTCAAATGGGTTTCTATGCTGCCAAATGTATTCAATGGCATATGAATCTGATAAATAGTGATAATCCAAATCTTTACTTTAATTTCGATGTATTTGCACATGTGACACAATTTTTTGGATTCCGGACCATATTACTTGGACTGTATGAtggacaaaaaatgaataccGATGATTATAAGATTTTATGTCGAGTAATACCACGAGAAGTATATATTAAAGTCATACTtaaaaatggacaaatgaAAGGTGCCATTTTaattggtgataataatcttgAAGAgacttttgaatttttaatctataatcaaattgatttaacACGTTTCGGTGATCACCTgcttgatgatcatttagatgttgaagatttttttgattaa